A genomic stretch from Theobroma cacao cultivar B97-61/B2 chromosome 4, Criollo_cocoa_genome_V2, whole genome shotgun sequence includes:
- the LOC18601948 gene encoding protein PIN-LIKES 2 has translation MMEPLLAILNRDLKSTECVVEAVLPVLKLLSIALIGLLLSHPKIQMIPRPTLKLLSKLIFVLFWPCLIFTHLGPVISVKKFIQWWFIPVNVVISTAIGCVLGLLVALICRPPPEFFRFTVITTAFGNTGNIPLAVVSSVCHNEDNPFGDTCYDGIAYASFSQWVSVVLVYTLVYHMMEPPMEFYAVVEEGGTEIEELPRNDISTPLLHEAEWPGIEDRETEHCKTPFIARLFNSISGVSQSDIPDVETTQEESPSTKSNRCLAEPKVVKKIRIVAERTPIHHILQPPLVATVLAILLGIIPKVKTIVFGSDAPLDFITDSMAMISEAMVPAVMLVLGGMLREGPNESRLGIRTTIGIIVARLLILPLAGIGVVYLADRWNFLISDNSLYRFVLLLQYTTPSAILLGAMASLRGYAVREASALLFWQHVFALLSLSLYIYVYLKWLASFL, from the coding sequence ATGATGGAGCCTCTACTTGCCATTTTGAATAGGGACTTGAAATCAACAGAATGTGTAGTTGAAGCAGTTTTGCCTGTATTGAAACTCCTTTCTATAGCTCTAATTGGGCTTCTTCTTTCCCACCCAAAAATCCAAATGATTCCAAGACCTACTCTTAAGCTTCTTAGCAAGCTTATTTTTGTTCTATTCTGGCCTTGTTTGATATTCACTCACCTTGGTCCAGTCATTAGTGTGAAGAAATTCATTCAATGGTGGTTTATTCCAGTGAATGTTGTCATTAGTACAGCCATTGGTTGCGTACTTGGGTTATTAGTGGCATTAATATGCAGGCCACCGCCTGAATTCTTTCGTTTCACGGTGATCACGACTGCTTTCGGAAACACGGGAAACATTCCTCTTGCGGTTGTTTCATCAGTGTGCCACAATGAAGACAACCCTTTTGGCGATACATGCTATGATGGAATTGCATATGCATCATTCTCCCAATGGGTTTCTGTTGTTCTTGTTTACACTCTTGTTTATCACATGATGGAGCCACCGATGGAGTTCTATGCGGTTGTCGAGGAAGGAGGTACTGAGATTGAGGAATTGCCAAGAAATGATATCAGTACTCCACTTCTTCATGAAGCTGAGTGGCCTGGAATTGAGGACAGAGAAACCGAACACTGCAAAACACCCTTCATAGCAAGGCTTTTTAATAGCATCTCTGGTGTATCTCAGTCTGATATTCCGGATGTTGAAACTACACAAGAGGAAAGTCCAAGTACCAAGTCAAATAGGTGTTTGGCTGAGCCTAAGGTAGTTAAAAAGATTAGAATTGTTGCAGAACGTACGCCGATCCATCATATTCTTCAGCCTCCTTTGGTTGCCACTGTATTAGCTATTCTTCTTGGGATCATTCCAAAAGTAAAAACCATAGTTTTTGGTTCTGATGCTCCTCTAGACTTCATCACAGACAGCATGGCCATGATTTCTGAGGCAATGGTACCTGCAGTTATGCTTGTTCTTGGAGGAATGCTCAGGGAAGGACCAAATGAATCTAGACTTGGGATTCGAACTACCATTGGCATCATTGTTGCAAGGCTTTTGATACTTCCGTTGGCTGGGATTGGGGTAGTCTATTTGGCTGACAGATGGAATTTTTTGATCTCTGACAATTCATTGTACAGATTTGTGCTTTTGCTGCAATACACAACACCGAGTGCCATATTGTTAGGAGCAATGGCGAGCTTGAGAGGTTATGCAGTTAGGGAAGCTTCTGCTCTTCTGTTTTGGCAGCATGTGTTTGCTCTGCTCTCTCTTTCATTGTATATATATGTCTACTTGAAGTGGCTGGCTTCTTTCCTCTAA